In Cervus elaphus chromosome 5, mCerEla1.1, whole genome shotgun sequence, the following proteins share a genomic window:
- the SLC26A11 gene encoding sodium-independent sulfate anion transporter — MSPPMSPMKPPKGFAPMSCCWSTETMQKWLPFLGWLPDYTWYALKMDFIAGISVGLTVIPQALAYAEVAGLPPQYGLYSAFMGCFVYFFLGTSRDVTLGPTAIMSLLVSFYTFHEPAYAVLLAFLSGCIQLGMGILRLGLLLDFISCPVIKGFTSAAAIIIGFGQIKNLLGLQHIPRQFFLQVYYTFHNIGETRVGDAVLGLVCMVLLLVLKLMRDHVPPVHPEMPTGVRLSHGLVWTATTARNALVVSFAALVAYSFQVTGYQPFVLTGKTPEGLPDAHIPPFSVTTANGTVSFTEMVQGMGAGLVVVPLMGLLESIAVAKSFASQNNYRINSNQELLAIGLTNILGSLFSSYPVTGSFGRTAVNAQSGVCTPAGGLMTGALVLLSLDYLTSLFYYIPKSALAAVIIMAVVPLFDTKIVRTLWRVKRLDLLPLCVTFLLCFWEVQYGILAGTLVSVLILLHSVARPKIQVSEGPMLVLQPASGLHFPAIETLREALLSRALETSPPRSVALDCTHICSIDYTVVLGLGELLEDFHKRGATLALIGLQVPVLRVLLSADLKGVLYFCTLEEAEKYLKQEPGTQPYNGNEDSVPEHKIALLKA, encoded by the exons ATGTCGCCTCCTATGTCTCCTATGAAGCCACCCAAGGGCTTTGCCCCTATGTCCTGCTGCTGGTCCACTGAGACCATGCAGAAGTGGCTGCCtttcctgggctggctgcctgacTACACCTGGTATGCCCTGAAGATGGACTTCATCGCTGGGATCTCAGTCGGGCTCACAGTCATTCCCCAGGCGCTGGCCTATGCCGAGGTGGCTGGACTCCCTCCCCAG TACGGCCTCTACTCTGCCTTCATGGGGTGCTTCGTATATTTCTTTCTGGGTACCTCCCGAGATGTGACACTGGGCCCCACGGCCATCATGTCCCTCCTGGTCTCCTTCTACACCTTCCACGAGCCTGCGTACGCTGTGCTGCTGGCCTTTCTGTCGGGCTGCATCCAGTTAGGCATGGGGATACTGCGCTTAG GGCTCCTGCTGGACTTCATCTCCTGTCCCGTCATTAAAGGTTTCACCTCGGCTGCTGCCATCATCATCGGCTTCGGGCAGATCAAG AACCTGCTGGGACTGCAACACATCCCCAGGCAGTTTTTCCTGCAAGTGTATTACACTTTCCACAACATCGGAGAGACCAG GGTGGGCGATGCAGTGCTGGGGCTGGTCTGCatggtgctgctgctggtgctgaagctgatgcGGGACCACGTGCCTCCTGTCCATCCCGAGATGCCCACTGGAGTGCGGCTCAGCCACGGGCTGGTTTGGACTGCCACCACAG CTCGCAACGCCCTGGtggtctcctttgctgccttggTCGCATACTCCTTCCAGGTGACCGGATACCAACCTTTTGTTCTAACTGGGAAGACACCCGAGGGACTCCCCGATGCCCACATCCCTCCCTTCTCAGTGACCACTGCCAACGGGACCGTCTCCTTCACCGAGATGGTACAG ggAATGGGGGCCGGGCTGGTCGTGGTACCCCTGATGGGTCTCCTGGAGAGCATTGCAGTGGCCAAATCCTTTG CTTCTCAAAATAATTACCGAATTAACTCCAACCAGGAGCTGCTGGCCATTG GCTTAACCAACATCCTgggctccctcttctcctcctacccggTCACAGGCAGCTTTGGACG GACGGCCGTGAATGCCCAGTCGGGAGTGTGCACCCCAGCAGGGGGCCTGATGACGG gAGCCCTGGTGTTGCTGTCGCTGGACTACCTGACCTCGCTTTTCTACTACATCCCCAAGTCTGCCCTGGCTGCCGTCATTATCATGGCTGTGGTCCCCCTGTTTGACACCAAGATCGTCAGGACGCTCTGGCGAGTGAAGA GGCTGGACCTGTTGCCCCTCTGCGTGACGTTCCTGCTCTGCTTCTGGGAAGTCCAGTACGGCATCCTGGCAGGCACCCTGGTGTCCGTGCTGATTCTCCTGCACTCCGTGGCCAGACCCAAAATACAG GTGTCAGAGGGTCCGATGCTAGTCTTGCAGCCAGCGAGCGGCCTGCACTTCCCTGCGATCGAGACCCTCCGAGAGGCGTTACTGAGCCGGGCTTTGGAAA CATCCCCGCCGCGCTCCGTGGCCCTGGACTGCACCCACATCTGCAGCATTGACTACACGGTGGTACTGGGGCTTGGGGAGCTTCTGGAGGACTTCCACAAGCGGGGCGCCACCCTTGCCCTCATCGGCCTGCAG GTCCCTGTTCTCCGTGTCCTGCTGTCCGCTGACCTGAAGGGAGTCCTATACTTCTGCACCCTGGAAGAAGCAG AGAAATACCTGAAGCAAGAACCAGGGACCCAGCCCTACAACGGCAATGAAGACTCTGTTCCGGAACACAAGATTGCCCTGCTGAAGGCCTGA
- the SGSH gene encoding N-sulphoglucosamine sulphohydrolase isoform X2, producing MYGLHQDVHHFNSFDRVQSLPLLLGRAGIHTGIIGKKHVGPEMVYPFDFAFTEENGSVLQVGRNITRIKLLVRKFLQTRGDRPFFLYVAFHDPHRCGHSQPQYGAFCEKFGNGESGMGRIPDWTPQTYNPKDVEVPYFVPDTPAARADLAAQYTTIGRMDQGIGLVLQELRGAGVLNDTLVIFTSDNGIPFPSGRTNLYWPGTAEPMLVSSPEHPKRWGQVSEAYVSLLDLTPTILDWFSIPYPSYAIFGTKTVQLTGRSLLPVLEAEPLWTTVFGSQSYHEVTMSYPMRSVLHQNFHLVHNLHFKMPFPIDQDFYVSPTFQDLLNRTTAGQPTGWYKDLHHYYYRERWELYDRSQDPHETHNLAADPRYAQVLELLQTQLVKWQWETHDPWVCAPDGVLEEKLAPQCRPLHNEL from the exons ATGTATGGCCTGCACCAGGATGTCCACCACTTCAACTCCTTTGACCGGGTGCAGAGCCTGCCGCTGCTGCTGGGCCGAGCTGGCATTCACACAG GCATCATTGGGAAGAAGCACGTGGGGCCGGAGATGGTGTATCCATTTGATTTTGCGTTCACGGAGGAGAATGGCTCTGTCCTCCAGGTTGGGCGGAACATCACTAGAATTAAACTGCTGGTCCGGAAATTCCTGCAGACGCGGGGTGACAG GCCTTTCTTCCTCTATGTCGCCTTCCATGACCCCCACCGCTGCGGGCACTCCCAGCCACAGTATGGGGCATTCTGTGAGAAGTTTGGCAATGGGGAGAGTGGCATGGGGCGGATTCCAGACTGGACCCCCCAGACCTACAACCCGAAGGATGTGGAG GTGCCTTACTTCGTCCCTGACACCCCAGCCGCCCGAGCTGACCTGGCTGCTCAGTACACCACCATTGGCCGGATGGACCAAG GGATTGGACTTGTGCTCCAGGAGCTGCGTGGAGCAGGCGTCCTGAATGACACCCTGGTCATCTTCACATCCGACAATGGGATCCCCTTCCCCAGCGGCAGGACCAACCTGTACTGGCCAGGCACTGCAGAGCCCATGCTGGTATCATCCCCAGAGCACCCAAAACGCTGGGGCCAGGTCAGTGAGGCCTACGTGAGCCTCTTAG ATCTCACGCCCACCATCTTGGATTGGTTCTCTATCCCCTACCCTAGCTATGCCATCTTTGGCACAAAGACCGTCCAGCTCACTGGGCGGTCCCTCCTCCCAGTACTGGAGGCGGAACCCCTCTGGACCACAGTCTTCGGCAGCCAGAGCTACCACGAGGTCACCATGTCCTACCCCATGCGCTCCGTGCTCCACCAGAACTTCCACCTTGTGCACAACCTCCACTTCAAGATGCCCTTCCCCATCGACCAGGACTTCTATGTCTCGCCGACCTTCCAGGACCTCCTGAATCGCACCACAGCTGGCCAGCCCACAGGCTGGTATAAGGACCTGCATCACTACTACTACCGGGAGCGCTGGGAGCTCTATGACAGGAGCCAGGACCCCCACGAGACCCACAACCTGGCTGCCGACCCCCGCTATGCCCAGGTTCTGGAACTGCTTCAGACCCAGCTGGTCAAGTGGCAGTGGGAGACGCATGACCCCTGGGTGTGTGCTCCGGATGGGGTGCTGGAGGAGAAGCTGGCTCCCCAGTGCCGGCCACTCCACAACGAGCTGTGA
- the SGSH gene encoding N-sulphoglucosamine sulphohydrolase isoform X1 — protein sequence MRSSGQVCGVLLISVGLCCVHRARSRNVLLILADDGGFESGAYNNSAISTPHLDALARRSLIFRNAFTSVSSCSPSRASLLTGLPQHQNGMYGLHQDVHHFNSFDRVQSLPLLLGRAGIHTGIIGKKHVGPEMVYPFDFAFTEENGSVLQVGRNITRIKLLVRKFLQTRGDRPFFLYVAFHDPHRCGHSQPQYGAFCEKFGNGESGMGRIPDWTPQTYNPKDVEVPYFVPDTPAARADLAAQYTTIGRMDQGIGLVLQELRGAGVLNDTLVIFTSDNGIPFPSGRTNLYWPGTAEPMLVSSPEHPKRWGQVSEAYVSLLDLTPTILDWFSIPYPSYAIFGTKTVQLTGRSLLPVLEAEPLWTTVFGSQSYHEVTMSYPMRSVLHQNFHLVHNLHFKMPFPIDQDFYVSPTFQDLLNRTTAGQPTGWYKDLHHYYYRERWELYDRSQDPHETHNLAADPRYAQVLELLQTQLVKWQWETHDPWVCAPDGVLEEKLAPQCRPLHNEL from the exons ATGCGAAGCTCTGGGCAGGTCTGCGGGGTGCTGCTGATTTCCGTGGGTCTCTGTTGTGTGCACCGGGCGCGCTCCCGGAACGTGCTGCTGATCCTCG CGGACGACGGAGGCTTTGAGAGTGGCGCCTACAACAACAGCGCCATCTCTACCCCGCACCTGGACGCCTTGGCCCGCCGGAGTCTTATCTTCCGCAATGCCTTCACCTCCGTCAGCAGCTGCTCTCCCAGCCGCGCCAGCCTCCTCACTGGCCTGCCCCAG CATCAGAACGGAATGTATGGCCTGCACCAGGATGTCCACCACTTCAACTCCTTTGACCGGGTGCAGAGCCTGCCGCTGCTGCTGGGCCGAGCTGGCATTCACACAG GCATCATTGGGAAGAAGCACGTGGGGCCGGAGATGGTGTATCCATTTGATTTTGCGTTCACGGAGGAGAATGGCTCTGTCCTCCAGGTTGGGCGGAACATCACTAGAATTAAACTGCTGGTCCGGAAATTCCTGCAGACGCGGGGTGACAG GCCTTTCTTCCTCTATGTCGCCTTCCATGACCCCCACCGCTGCGGGCACTCCCAGCCACAGTATGGGGCATTCTGTGAGAAGTTTGGCAATGGGGAGAGTGGCATGGGGCGGATTCCAGACTGGACCCCCCAGACCTACAACCCGAAGGATGTGGAG GTGCCTTACTTCGTCCCTGACACCCCAGCCGCCCGAGCTGACCTGGCTGCTCAGTACACCACCATTGGCCGGATGGACCAAG GGATTGGACTTGTGCTCCAGGAGCTGCGTGGAGCAGGCGTCCTGAATGACACCCTGGTCATCTTCACATCCGACAATGGGATCCCCTTCCCCAGCGGCAGGACCAACCTGTACTGGCCAGGCACTGCAGAGCCCATGCTGGTATCATCCCCAGAGCACCCAAAACGCTGGGGCCAGGTCAGTGAGGCCTACGTGAGCCTCTTAG ATCTCACGCCCACCATCTTGGATTGGTTCTCTATCCCCTACCCTAGCTATGCCATCTTTGGCACAAAGACCGTCCAGCTCACTGGGCGGTCCCTCCTCCCAGTACTGGAGGCGGAACCCCTCTGGACCACAGTCTTCGGCAGCCAGAGCTACCACGAGGTCACCATGTCCTACCCCATGCGCTCCGTGCTCCACCAGAACTTCCACCTTGTGCACAACCTCCACTTCAAGATGCCCTTCCCCATCGACCAGGACTTCTATGTCTCGCCGACCTTCCAGGACCTCCTGAATCGCACCACAGCTGGCCAGCCCACAGGCTGGTATAAGGACCTGCATCACTACTACTACCGGGAGCGCTGGGAGCTCTATGACAGGAGCCAGGACCCCCACGAGACCCACAACCTGGCTGCCGACCCCCGCTATGCCCAGGTTCTGGAACTGCTTCAGACCCAGCTGGTCAAGTGGCAGTGGGAGACGCATGACCCCTGGGTGTGTGCTCCGGATGGGGTGCTGGAGGAGAAGCTGGCTCCCCAGTGCCGGCCACTCCACAACGAGCTGTGA